In Halomonas alkalicola, the following proteins share a genomic window:
- a CDS encoding penicillin-binding protein activator, whose translation MRIPTRGLLATALLALLLAGCATAPGIVDRVTEDDPARLLEQAGQQEPAQAARSRLEAADILARQGERTQALRVASDIDDSLLEGPQRARWALLLADLGEALGEPQAVIQATRDLDELALEPAQSRALRERMGLALLAEDEPAGAARALLRVQAETDDVALNDPIWEALIRMDHQAISVLARDEDALTRGWLELTELYRASGGDIERFLGRLEEWRSRNGRHPAARQLPADLAALGELRGLEVRHIAVLLPESGPLARPAAAIAEGMRTQHRNSGGDVRLSFIDAASGDLESLYREAESRGAQVVIGPLDKDQVSQLEARDRVPLLTLALNYGHAERNRADGLFQYGLSAEDEARQAALRTWRDGHRRAALLVPDNDWGRRVGEAFWNEWQALGGEVTNAVRYNPGAPATESTRRAISNPRPDALFLLGLPDYARQVPPTLDYFNASQLPVYATSHLFEGRINPRLDNDLNDVQFLDIPWQIPEAAVGGVEVLPFLDSYRSLREESDPTVFRLQAMGVDAFELARRLPQLQAIPGSEVQGATGTLRPGSDGRIERQLPWARFVNGVPQPILIPGIFGDERTP comes from the coding sequence ATGCGGATACCCACTCGCGGCCTGCTGGCCACCGCGCTCCTTGCGCTGCTGCTGGCGGGCTGTGCCACGGCACCGGGCATCGTCGATCGCGTGACGGAAGATGACCCCGCACGCCTGCTCGAACAGGCCGGCCAGCAGGAACCGGCCCAGGCGGCCAGGAGCCGGCTCGAGGCGGCCGACATCCTAGCACGCCAGGGGGAACGCACCCAGGCGCTTCGGGTCGCCTCCGACATCGACGACAGCCTGCTCGAGGGTCCGCAGCGCGCCCGCTGGGCCCTGCTGCTGGCCGACCTCGGCGAGGCGCTGGGCGAGCCGCAGGCGGTGATCCAAGCCACCCGCGACCTGGATGAGCTCGCCCTGGAGCCCGCCCAGTCCAGGGCCCTGCGCGAGCGGATGGGCCTGGCGCTGCTGGCCGAGGACGAGCCGGCCGGCGCCGCCCGGGCGCTGCTGCGCGTCCAGGCCGAGACCGATGACGTGGCGCTCAACGACCCGATCTGGGAGGCCCTCATCCGCATGGACCACCAGGCCATCAGCGTCCTGGCCCGGGACGAGGACGCCCTGACCCGGGGCTGGCTCGAACTCACCGAGCTATACCGCGCAAGCGGGGGCGATATCGAGCGCTTCCTTGGGCGCCTGGAGGAGTGGCGCAGCCGCAACGGCCGCCATCCGGCGGCCCGCCAGCTGCCCGCCGACCTTGCCGCCCTGGGCGAACTGCGCGGCCTTGAGGTGCGCCATATCGCCGTGCTGCTGCCGGAGTCCGGCCCTCTGGCGCGCCCCGCCGCGGCCATCGCCGAAGGCATGCGTACCCAGCATCGCAATAGCGGCGGCGACGTCCGTCTGAGCTTCATCGACGCCGCCAGCGGCGACCTCGAATCGCTCTATCGCGAGGCCGAGAGCCGCGGCGCCCAGGTGGTGATCGGCCCCCTGGACAAGGACCAGGTGAGCCAGCTCGAGGCGCGCGACCGGGTGCCGCTGCTCACCCTGGCGCTCAACTACGGCCACGCCGAGCGCAACCGCGCCGACGGGCTCTTCCAGTACGGCCTCTCCGCCGAGGACGAGGCCCGCCAGGCCGCCCTCCGCACCTGGCGGGACGGCCATCGCCGCGCCGCCCTGCTGGTGCCCGACAACGACTGGGGGCGCCGCGTCGGCGAGGCGTTCTGGAACGAGTGGCAGGCCCTGGGCGGTGAGGTGACCAATGCCGTGCGCTACAACCCCGGCGCCCCGGCCACCGAGAGCACCCGCCGCGCCATCAGCAACCCGCGCCCGGACGCATTGTTCCTGCTGGGCCTGCCGGACTACGCCCGCCAGGTGCCGCCCACCCTGGACTACTTCAACGCCAGCCAGCTGCCGGTCTACGCCACTTCACACCTCTTCGAGGGGCGCATCAACCCGCGCCTGGACAACGACCTGAACGACGTCCAGTTCCTCGACATCCCCTGGCAGATCCCCGAGGCCGCCGTGGGCGGCGTCGAGGTGCTGCCCTTCCTCGACAGCTACCGTTCGCTGCGCGAGGAGTCGGACCCCACGGTGTTCCGCCTGCAGGCCATGGGCGTGGACGCCTTCGAACTGGCCCGCCGCCTGCCCCAGCTGCAGGCCATCCCCGGGAGCGAAGTGCAGGGCGCCACCGGCACCCTGCGCCCGGGCAGCGATGGGCGCATCGAGCGCCAGCTGCCCTGGGCTCGCTTCGTCAACGGCGTCCCCCAGCCGATCCTGATCCCCGGGATCTTCGGCGATGAACGGACCCCGTGA
- a CDS encoding Nif3-like dinuclear metal center hexameric protein, with protein MMNRDALVAACDRELAAERFKDYTINGLQVEGRETVRRVLSGVTACQALLDEAVAWQADLVLVHHGFFWKNEPVAITGMKRRRIRTLLAHDISLLAYHLPLDAHVSLGNNAELARRLPFRVQGCADGETGEGLLWLGSPPTGLDARGLAAHVGQRLEREPLLVQAPGQGEIRRVAWCTGGAQDMITAAWKAGADAFISGEISERTTHLARELGIHYLAAGHHATERYGVQALGEWLAGEFGLEHRFVDIDNPA; from the coding sequence ATGATGAATCGCGATGCGCTGGTGGCCGCCTGTGACCGGGAACTGGCGGCGGAACGCTTCAAGGACTACACGATCAACGGCCTCCAGGTCGAGGGCCGCGAGACGGTGCGCCGGGTGCTGAGCGGCGTTACCGCCTGCCAGGCGCTGCTCGACGAGGCGGTGGCCTGGCAAGCGGACCTGGTGCTGGTGCACCACGGCTTCTTCTGGAAGAACGAGCCGGTGGCGATCACCGGCATGAAGCGCCGGCGCATCCGCACCCTGCTGGCCCACGACATCAGCCTGCTGGCCTATCACCTGCCGCTGGATGCCCATGTCAGTCTGGGCAATAACGCCGAGCTGGCTCGCCGGCTGCCGTTCCGGGTGCAGGGCTGCGCCGACGGTGAGACGGGCGAGGGGCTGCTGTGGCTGGGCTCGCCGCCGACGGGGCTGGATGCCCGCGGCCTGGCCGCCCACGTGGGTCAGCGGCTCGAGCGCGAGCCGCTGCTGGTACAGGCGCCGGGCCAGGGCGAAATTCGCCGGGTGGCCTGGTGCACGGGGGGCGCCCAGGACATGATCACCGCGGCCTGGAAGGCGGGTGCCGACGCCTTCATCTCCGGCGAGATCTCCGAGCGCACCACCCACCTGGCCCGGGAGCTCGGCATCCACTACCTGGCGGCAGGGCACCATGCCACCGAGCGCTACGGGGTCCAGGCGCTGGGCGAGTGGCTGGCCGGCGAGTTCGGGCTCGAACACCGCTTCGTGGATATCGATAACCCGGCCTGA
- a CDS encoding YraN family protein: MNGPRDARARGEAIERLAAAWLAERGLALEAVNQHAKGGELDLVMRDGETLVFVEVRHRADSRHGHPLETVTPSKQRRLIRAARFYLHRNRLSCPCRFDVLAVTGLPPHLEYDWVANAFEAY; this comes from the coding sequence ATGAACGGACCCCGTGATGCCCGCGCCCGCGGCGAGGCCATCGAGCGCCTCGCCGCGGCCTGGCTCGCCGAGCGCGGCCTGGCCCTGGAGGCGGTGAACCAGCACGCCAAGGGAGGCGAACTCGACCTGGTGATGCGCGACGGCGAGACCCTGGTGTTCGTCGAGGTGCGCCACCGGGCCGACAGCCGCCACGGCCACCCGCTGGAGACCGTCACCCCCTCCAAGCAGCGCCGCCTGATCCGGGCCGCGCGTTTTTATCTCCATCGCAACCGGCTATCATGTCCCTGCCGCTTCGATGTGCTGGCCGTCACCGGCCTGCCGCCCCACCTCGAGTACGACTGGGTCGCCAACGCCTTCGAGGCGTACTGA
- the petA gene encoding ubiquinol-cytochrome c reductase iron-sulfur subunit gives MADNGVNKGRRRFLVGATTVVGAVGAVGVAVPFVASWQPSARARAAGAPVQADISKLEPGQRMTVEWRGRPVWIINRTPEMIERTESFDGSRLSDPDSQVQQQPAYISGPLRSIRPEIGVLIGICTHLGCSPLFRPEPDAVDMSGWPGGFFCPCHGSYFDLAGRVFRNVPAPSNLEVPPYRFETDDIIIVGEDEETA, from the coding sequence ATGGCAGATAACGGCGTAAACAAGGGTCGGCGCCGTTTCCTCGTAGGTGCCACCACCGTCGTGGGTGCGGTGGGTGCCGTCGGGGTAGCGGTCCCCTTTGTGGCTTCCTGGCAGCCCAGTGCCAGGGCGAGAGCGGCGGGTGCGCCGGTTCAGGCGGATATCTCCAAGCTTGAGCCGGGGCAGCGCATGACCGTCGAGTGGCGCGGTCGGCCGGTATGGATCATCAACCGCACGCCGGAGATGATCGAGCGCACCGAGAGCTTCGACGGCTCTCGCCTGTCCGATCCCGATTCGCAGGTGCAGCAGCAGCCCGCCTACATCAGTGGCCCGCTGCGCTCCATCCGCCCCGAGATCGGCGTGCTGATCGGCATCTGTACCCACCTGGGCTGCTCGCCGCTCTTCCGTCCCGAGCCCGATGCGGTCGACATGAGTGGCTGGCCGGGCGGTTTCTTCTGCCCCTGCCACGGCTCCTACTTCGACCTGGCGGGTCGCGTATTCCGCAACGTGCCGGCGCCCAGCAACCTGGAGGTGCCGCCGTATCGCTTCGAGACCGACGACATCATCATTGTCGGTGAAGACGAGGAGACTGCCTGA
- a CDS encoding BON domain-containing protein yields the protein MTRKPLLTSLLLATALGVAGCTTVTGVTHQGTIDENYGKRTVGTQVEDQNIETKISHNLRRTDARLGDARINVDTYNGVVLLTGQVPSQELKEKASEVAREVRNVREVHNELSVAANLPASQRLSDSWLNTRIRTSLAANERIDSGRIRVVTENASVYLMGIVSRAEGDRIVDAVSNVGGMQRIVKVFDYTD from the coding sequence ATGACCCGCAAGCCCCTGCTCACCTCCCTGCTGCTGGCCACCGCCCTGGGCGTCGCCGGCTGCACCACCGTCACCGGCGTCACCCACCAGGGCACCATCGACGAGAACTACGGCAAGCGCACCGTCGGCACCCAGGTCGAAGATCAGAACATCGAGACCAAGATCAGCCACAACCTGCGCCGCACCGACGCCCGCCTGGGCGACGCCCGCATCAACGTCGACACCTACAACGGCGTGGTCCTGCTCACCGGCCAGGTGCCGAGCCAGGAGCTCAAGGAGAAGGCCAGCGAGGTCGCCCGCGAGGTGCGCAATGTGCGCGAGGTCCACAACGAGCTCTCCGTGGCCGCCAACCTCCCGGCCAGCCAGCGCCTCTCCGACTCCTGGCTCAACACCCGCATCCGCACCAGTCTGGCCGCCAACGAGCGCATCGACTCGGGCCGCATCCGCGTGGTCACCGAGAATGCCAGCGTCTACCTGATGGGCATCGTCAGCCGTGCCGAAGGCGACCGCATCGTCGACGCCGTCTCCAACGTCGGCGGCATGCAGCGCATCGTCAAGGTGTTCGACTACACCGACTGA
- a CDS encoding cytochrome c1, with product MKKQLFALLFALVPFAAMAAPLPDMPHSMSPDLSDTASLQRGKQLYVNYCMGCHSLEHHRFARSAADLGIPQDLIEENLIFSSELAFNDQMHVAMQSGDSENWFGVAPPDLTLFSRLRGADYIYSYLLGFYRDPSQPLGVNNTVLEASAMPNVLEPLQGVQEMVCSESDRPLPGAELDPLTGKYQSCEVLQITRPGSMEPDEFEEAMYDLTNFLVYVGEPSKLQAQALAPKVLIFIFIFGVIAYLLKREYWRDIH from the coding sequence ATGAAAAAGCAACTCTTCGCACTGCTCTTCGCGCTGGTGCCGTTCGCGGCCATGGCGGCTCCGCTGCCGGACATGCCGCACTCGATGTCGCCGGACCTCAGCGACACGGCGTCCCTGCAGCGTGGCAAGCAGCTCTACGTCAACTACTGCATGGGCTGCCACTCTCTGGAGCACCATCGTTTCGCCCGCTCCGCTGCCGATCTGGGTATTCCCCAGGACCTGATCGAGGAGAATCTGATCTTCTCCAGCGAGCTGGCCTTCAACGACCAGATGCATGTTGCCATGCAGTCGGGTGACTCCGAGAACTGGTTCGGTGTGGCACCGCCCGATCTGACGCTGTTCAGTCGCCTGCGGGGAGCGGACTACATCTACTCCTATCTGCTGGGGTTCTATCGTGACCCGAGTCAGCCGCTCGGCGTCAACAACACCGTGCTCGAGGCGTCGGCCATGCCCAACGTGCTCGAGCCCCTGCAGGGCGTGCAGGAGATGGTGTGCAGCGAGAGCGACCGGCCGCTGCCGGGCGCCGAGCTGGACCCGCTGACCGGCAAGTACCAGTCCTGCGAGGTGCTGCAGATCACTCGCCCGGGCAGCATGGAGCCGGACGAGTTCGAGGAGGCCATGTACGACCTGACCAATTTCCTGGTCTACGTGGGCGAGCCTTCCAAGCTCCAGGCCCAGGCCCTGGCGCCCAAGGTGTTGATCTTCATCTTCATCTTCGGTGTCATCGCCTACCTGCTGAAGCGTGAGTACTGGCGCGATATCCACTGA
- a CDS encoding ClpXP protease specificity-enhancing factor: MSSSRPESSRPYLARALYQWLLDNDLTPYIVVDAEQPGVEVPRQFVQNGQIVLNLSPGAVRDLFMENEALGFSARFGGQPMRLMVPTSALVAIYARENGVGMVFGHEPVLASAEAPSEEGPSLTSVEGDGEAPGAPRSEGGEQGGGEKADGTPRKRKPSLRVIK; the protein is encoded by the coding sequence ATGTCATCCAGTCGCCCCGAGTCGAGTCGCCCCTATCTGGCCAGAGCCCTGTATCAGTGGCTGCTGGACAACGACCTGACCCCCTATATCGTGGTCGATGCGGAGCAGCCCGGCGTGGAAGTGCCGCGGCAGTTCGTCCAGAACGGGCAGATCGTGCTCAACCTCTCGCCCGGCGCGGTGCGGGACCTCTTCATGGAGAACGAGGCGCTGGGTTTCTCCGCCCGTTTCGGCGGCCAGCCGATGCGGCTGATGGTGCCCACCTCGGCTCTGGTGGCCATCTACGCCCGCGAGAACGGCGTGGGCATGGTATTCGGCCATGAGCCGGTGCTGGCCAGCGCCGAGGCGCCCAGCGAGGAGGGGCCGAGCCTGACCAGCGTGGAGGGCGACGGCGAAGCGCCCGGCGCGCCCCGGAGCGAGGGGGGCGAGCAGGGCGGTGGCGAGAAGGCCGACGGGACGCCACGCAAGCGCAAGCCCTCGCTGCGGGTGATCAAGTAG
- the rplM gene encoding 50S ribosomal protein L13 — MKTFTAKPQTVQRDWYVVDATDKTLGRLATEIARRLRGKHKPEFTPHVDTGDYIVVVNAEKVKVTGNKAKAKTYYRHTGYPGGLRSMTFDKLLDHAPERIIEGAVKGMLPKGPLGRAMYSKLKVYAGAEHPHAAQQPQELNI, encoded by the coding sequence ATGAAGACGTTCACTGCTAAGCCGCAGACCGTCCAGCGCGACTGGTATGTCGTCGACGCCACGGACAAGACGCTCGGCCGCCTGGCCACCGAAATCGCTCGTCGCCTGCGTGGCAAGCACAAGCCGGAATTCACCCCGCACGTCGACACCGGCGATTACATCGTCGTCGTCAACGCCGAGAAGGTGAAGGTCACCGGCAACAAGGCCAAGGCCAAGACCTACTACCGTCATACTGGCTACCCCGGTGGCCTGCGCTCCATGACCTTCGACAAGCTGCTCGACCATGCGCCCGAGCGCATCATCGAAGGCGCCGTCAAGGGCATGCTGCCCAAGGGTCCGCTGGGCCGCGCCATGTATTCCAAGCTCAAGGTCTATGCCGGTGCCGAGCATCCGCACGCCGCCCAGCAGCCGCAAGAACTGAACATCTGA
- a CDS encoding phosphoheptose isomerase → MDFQQRILGHFNASIDTKTYASEVLPPFIEVASQMMVQCLVNEGKILACGNGGSAGDSQHFSSELLNRFERERPSLPALALTTDTSTLTSIANDYSYNEVFSKQIRALGQPGDILLAISTSGNSANVIQAIQAAHDRDMTVVALTGRDGGNMASLLGQDDCEIRVPATSTARIQEVHLLVIHCLCDLIDEQLFGTSE, encoded by the coding sequence ATGGATTTCCAGCAGCGCATTCTCGGCCATTTCAACGCCAGCATCGACACCAAGACCTACGCCAGCGAGGTGCTGCCGCCCTTTATCGAGGTGGCCAGCCAGATGATGGTCCAGTGCCTGGTCAACGAGGGCAAGATCCTGGCCTGCGGCAACGGCGGCAGCGCCGGCGACAGCCAGCATTTCTCCTCCGAGCTGCTCAACCGCTTCGAGCGCGAGCGCCCCAGCCTGCCGGCCCTGGCGCTGACCACCGACACATCGACGCTGACCTCCATCGCCAACGACTACAGCTACAACGAGGTCTTCTCCAAGCAGATCCGAGCCCTGGGACAGCCCGGCGACATCCTGCTGGCGATCTCCACCAGCGGCAACTCGGCCAACGTCATCCAGGCCATCCAGGCCGCCCACGACCGCGACATGACGGTCGTGGCACTGACCGGCCGCGACGGCGGCAACATGGCCTCGCTGCTCGGCCAGGACGACTGCGAGATCCGCGTCCCGGCCACCTCCACGGCCCGCATCCAGGAAGTGCACCTGCTGGTGATCCACTGCCTCTGCGACCTGATCGACGAACAACTCTTCGGTACAAGCGAGTAA
- the sspA gene encoding stringent starvation protein SspA — protein MGVVAKRSSMIFYSGGADHLSHRVRIVLAEKGVAVDIVEVTDEQHPEELADLNPYNSVPTLLDRELVLYESKVMMEYLDERFPHPPLLPVYPVARAQSRLWMHRVEREWCPLVEQIEKGPKKEADKARKELRESLIGISPIFEDMPYFMSEEFTLVDCCLAPLLWRLPALGIELPEKQVKPLLGYMERVFEREGFKASLSEIEREMRS, from the coding sequence ATGGGTGTAGTGGCCAAGCGGTCGTCGATGATCTTCTACTCGGGTGGTGCTGATCACCTCAGCCATCGCGTACGGATCGTGCTCGCCGAGAAGGGCGTGGCGGTGGACATCGTCGAGGTCACCGACGAGCAGCACCCCGAGGAGCTCGCCGACCTCAACCCCTACAACAGCGTGCCCACCCTGCTGGATCGCGAGCTGGTGCTCTACGAGTCCAAGGTGATGATGGAGTACCTGGACGAGCGCTTCCCCCATCCGCCGCTGCTGCCGGTCTACCCGGTGGCGCGTGCCCAGAGCCGGCTGTGGATGCATCGCGTCGAACGCGAATGGTGTCCGCTGGTCGAGCAGATCGAGAAGGGGCCCAAGAAGGAGGCGGACAAGGCGCGCAAGGAGCTGCGCGAGAGCCTGATCGGCATCTCGCCGATCTTCGAGGACATGCCCTACTTCATGAGCGAGGAGTTCACCCTGGTGGACTGCTGCCTGGCGCCGCTGCTCTGGCGTCTCCCGGCACTCGGCATCGAGCTGCCCGAGAAGCAGGTCAAGCCGCTGCTCGGCTACATGGAGCGGGTCTTCGAGCGTGAGGGCTTCAAGGCCTCGCTGAGCGAAATCGAGCGCGAGATGCGCAGCTGA
- a CDS encoding YhcB family protein codes for MDASKINWILAIACLLAGIGLGALGYHLLNSSAASLQKLRQPLAERDRELAALRDGVDDHLGEISRLVSALQRDGEALASRLAQDASRLGGKGAPRAGLEATPASAPAAEGSEEPATPRDYADGTGGTLSEDFGLKDDEDAKAPQPPRY; via the coding sequence GTGGACGCAAGCAAGATCAACTGGATTCTGGCCATCGCCTGCCTGCTCGCCGGCATCGGGCTGGGCGCACTGGGCTACCACCTGCTCAACTCCAGCGCCGCCAGCCTGCAGAAGCTGCGCCAGCCCCTGGCCGAGCGCGACCGTGAACTGGCGGCCCTGCGCGATGGCGTGGACGATCACCTGGGGGAGATCTCCCGCCTGGTGAGCGCCCTGCAGCGCGACGGCGAGGCGCTGGCCAGCCGCCTGGCCCAGGACGCCAGCCGCCTGGGCGGCAAGGGCGCCCCGCGCGCCGGCCTGGAGGCCACCCCCGCCAGCGCCCCCGCGGCCGAGGGCAGCGAGGAACCGGCCACTCCCCGGGACTATGCCGATGGCACCGGCGGCACCCTGTCGGAGGATTTCGGCCTCAAGGACGACGAGGACGCCAAGGCGCCTCAGCCGCCCCGCTACTGA
- a CDS encoding cytochrome b, with translation MGNPNKAKAEKGLMRWVDDRFPATQMVQDHLTKYYAPRNFNFWYFFGSLALLVLVNQILTGVWLTMSYNPSGEGAFASVEYIMRDVEYGWLIRYMHSTGASAFFVVIYLHMFRGLLYGSYKAPRELVWIFGMAIYLLLMAEAFMGYLLPWGQMSYWGAQVIISLFATIPFIGPDLAQWIRGDFLISGITLNRFFALHVVALPIVILALVVLHLIALHEVGSNNPDGIDIKEKKDETGKPLDGIPFHPYYTVKDIVGVAVFLFVFAAVIFYFPEGGGYFLERPNFEPANPMVTPDHIAPVWYFTPFYAILRAITFNIGPLQAEFLGVLFMGGAIAVLFVLPWLDRSPVRSMRYKGWMSKVMLTLFAISFVVLGVLGAIPATGLRTAVAQLCTAIYFAFFLLMPIYTRLEKTKPVPERVTG, from the coding sequence ATGGGTAACCCGAACAAGGCGAAGGCAGAAAAGGGCCTGATGCGCTGGGTCGATGATCGCTTCCCCGCCACCCAGATGGTTCAGGACCACCTGACCAAGTATTACGCGCCCAGGAACTTCAACTTCTGGTACTTCTTCGGCTCGCTGGCCCTGCTGGTGCTGGTCAACCAGATCCTCACCGGCGTCTGGCTGACCATGAGCTACAACCCCTCGGGAGAGGGTGCCTTCGCTTCCGTCGAGTACATCATGCGCGACGTGGAGTACGGCTGGCTGATTCGCTACATGCACTCCACCGGTGCGTCGGCCTTCTTCGTGGTGATCTACCTGCACATGTTCCGCGGCCTGCTTTACGGCTCCTACAAGGCGCCCCGCGAGCTGGTGTGGATCTTCGGCATGGCCATCTACCTGCTGCTCATGGCCGAGGCCTTCATGGGCTACCTGCTGCCCTGGGGGCAGATGTCCTACTGGGGTGCCCAGGTCATCATCTCGCTGTTTGCCACCATCCCGTTCATCGGTCCCGACCTGGCCCAGTGGATTCGCGGTGACTTCCTGATCTCCGGTATCACCCTGAACCGCTTCTTCGCCCTGCACGTGGTGGCCCTGCCCATCGTGATCCTGGCGCTGGTGGTGCTGCACCTGATCGCCCTGCATGAGGTGGGTTCCAACAACCCGGACGGCATCGACATCAAGGAGAAGAAGGACGAGACCGGCAAGCCGCTGGACGGCATCCCCTTCCACCCCTACTACACGGTGAAGGACATCGTCGGCGTGGCCGTGTTCCTGTTCGTCTTCGCGGCGGTGATCTTCTACTTCCCCGAGGGCGGCGGCTACTTCCTCGAGCGTCCGAACTTCGAGCCCGCCAACCCGATGGTGACGCCTGACCATATCGCGCCGGTGTGGTACTTCACGCCCTTCTACGCGATCCTGCGTGCGATCACCTTCAATATTGGCCCGCTGCAGGCCGAGTTCCTCGGCGTGCTCTTCATGGGCGGTGCCATCGCGGTGCTCTTCGTGCTGCCCTGGCTCGATCGCAGCCCGGTGCGCTCCATGCGCTACAAGGGCTGGATGTCCAAGGTGATGCTGACCCTGTTCGCCATCAGCTTCGTGGTCCTGGGCGTCCTCGGCGCCATCCCGGCCACAGGGCTCCGCACTGCGGTGGCGCAGCTGTGCACCGCGATCTACTTCGCCTTCTTCCTGCTGATGCCGATCTACACCAGGCTGGAGAAGACCAAACCCGTTCCGGAGAGGGTGACTGGCTAA
- the zapE gene encoding cell division protein ZapE, whose protein sequence is MSATPTPPESRDARLSPTERYRADLKRDDFQYDPAQEQAVTHLQRLHDDLMAAPRRRPRAVPPQGKIASRMAGLFGKRSRQASAPESVLPEVTGLYFWGGVGRGKTYLVDAFYESLPFPEKMRTHFHRFMQRVHNELTHYKGEKNPLKLIAAKFASEARVICFDEFFVKDITDAMILANLLEALFEHGVVLVATSNIVPDDLYKDGLQRARFLPAIELLKRHCEVVNVDSGIDYRLRALERAEIFHAPLDAAAESELARSFREIAGHEGEADAPIEINHRVLRARRLHDDVVWFEFRELCDGPRSQNDYIELAREFHTVLVANVTRMSGATDDQARRFINMVDEFYDRGVKLLMSAEVPAERLYADGRLEFEFQRTLSRLQEMQSHEYLALPHKP, encoded by the coding sequence ATGAGTGCCACGCCGACCCCGCCCGAGTCCCGAGACGCTCGCCTGTCGCCCACCGAGCGCTATCGCGCCGACCTGAAGCGGGACGACTTCCAGTACGACCCCGCCCAGGAGCAGGCGGTCACCCACCTGCAGCGTCTGCATGACGACCTGATGGCCGCTCCGCGGCGCCGGCCACGGGCCGTGCCTCCCCAGGGGAAGATCGCCTCGCGCATGGCCGGCCTGTTCGGCAAGCGCAGCCGTCAGGCGTCGGCGCCCGAGTCGGTGCTGCCCGAGGTCACGGGCCTTTATTTCTGGGGCGGGGTGGGGCGCGGCAAGACCTATCTGGTGGACGCATTCTACGAGTCGCTGCCCTTCCCGGAGAAGATGCGCACCCACTTCCACCGCTTCATGCAGCGGGTCCACAACGAGCTGACCCACTACAAGGGCGAGAAGAACCCCCTGAAGCTGATCGCCGCCAAGTTCGCCAGCGAAGCGCGGGTGATCTGCTTCGACGAGTTCTTCGTCAAGGACATCACCGACGCGATGATCCTGGCCAACCTGCTCGAGGCGCTCTTCGAGCATGGCGTGGTGCTGGTGGCGACCTCCAATATCGTGCCCGACGACCTCTACAAGGACGGCCTGCAGCGAGCGCGTTTCCTGCCGGCCATCGAGCTGCTCAAGCGTCACTGCGAGGTGGTCAACGTCGACTCGGGCATCGACTACCGGCTGCGCGCCCTGGAGCGCGCCGAGATCTTCCATGCGCCGCTGGATGCCGCCGCGGAGAGCGAGCTTGCACGCAGCTTCCGGGAGATCGCCGGCCATGAGGGCGAGGCGGATGCCCCCATCGAGATCAACCATCGCGTGCTGCGGGCGCGGCGTCTCCACGACGACGTGGTGTGGTTCGAGTTTCGGGAGCTGTGCGATGGTCCGCGCAGCCAGAACGACTACATCGAGCTGGCTCGCGAGTTTCACACCGTGCTGGTCGCCAACGTCACCCGCATGAGCGGGGCGACGGATGACCAGGCGAGACGCTTCATCAACATGGTCGACGAGTTCTACGACCGCGGCGTCAAGCTGCTGATGTCCGCCGAGGTGCCCGCCGAGCGGCTCTACGCCGATGGCCGCCTCGAGTTCGAATTCCAGCGCACGCTGTCGCGTCTGCAGGAGATGCAGTCCCACGAGTACCTGGCGCTGCCCCACAAGCCGTGA
- the rpsI gene encoding 30S ribosomal protein S9, with product MTQQYYGTGRRKTSTARVFMKPGTGKITVNSLELDQYFGRVTGRMVVRQPLELTDTLNQFDVFVTVKGGGGSSQAGAIRHGITRALMEYNEEFRSQLREAGYVTRDARQVERKKVGLRKARRRPQFSKR from the coding sequence ATGACACAGCAGTATTACGGTACCGGGCGCCGCAAGACCTCTACCGCCCGTGTCTTCATGAAGCCGGGCACCGGCAAGATCACCGTCAACAGCCTTGAGCTGGACCAGTACTTCGGCCGCGTTACCGGCCGCATGGTGGTCCGCCAGCCGCTCGAGCTGACCGATACCCTGAACCAGTTCGACGTCTTCGTGACCGTCAAGGGCGGTGGCGGCTCCTCCCAGGCCGGCGCCATCCGTCACGGCATTACCCGTGCCCTGATGGAGTACAACGAGGAGTTCCGCAGCCAGCTGCGTGAGGCCGGCTACGTGACCCGCGACGCCCGTCAGGTCGAGCGCAAGAAAGTGGGTCTGCGCAAGGCGCGTCGTCGCCCGCAGTTCTCCAAGCGTTAA